The proteins below come from a single Bactrocera dorsalis isolate Fly_Bdor chromosome 5, ASM2337382v1, whole genome shotgun sequence genomic window:
- the LOC105223999 gene encoding sodium-independent sulfate anion transporter isoform X3, producing the protein MKAVDVAHRLLPGIKWLHGYTAQDAIADLIAGITVGLTVLPQGLAYATLAGLEPQYGLYSAFIGGIVYAFLGSCRQVTIGPTALLALMTSRHTSFGLNSGPAYAILLCLISGLVEFLMAVLRLGALVDLISLPVTVGFTSATAVIIGTSQLKGLLGIRGGGGGSGFMKTMESVFTNLDKIRYGDFTLGIVAITILLLLRKLKDVKIPGRRILSGTLWVVATGRNALVVLIASILAYNTCETHESCPFVLTGKVKSGFPDVEFPKFHTTIQAANGTAIDQDYKDMLKELGPSMIILPVIAVLGNVAISKAFSSAGISPTRELVALSLSNVVGSFFSSMPVTGSFSRSAVNHASGVRTPIGGFYTSALVLLALGLLAPYFQYIPKAALSAVIISAVIFMIEFEVVKPLWRCSRRELLPGAITFVVSLAIGVELGLLLGVGVDVAYLVYRAARPALTVSKLRTTNGTEYILMRPIHSSLYFPAIEWVRTGISKAVVMHGTAPVVLDCSNMHELDFTAARGMGALNKELASKFVPFFLLKASKEICVVLKESTNCDFSTIETPDDLEYILENNYAYTRFL; encoded by the exons ATGAAAGCAGTCGACGTCGCTCACCGGCTATTGCCCGGTATTAAATGGCTACACGGCTATACGGCGCAAGATGCTATAGCCGATCTGATTGCTGGTATTACAGTGGGCTTAACGGTATTGCCGCAGGGTCTTGCTTACGCGACATTGGCTGGACTGGAACCACAA TATGGTCTCTACTCTGCATTCATTGGTGGCATCGTGTATGCCTTTTTGGGCAGCTGTCGCCAGGTGACTATCGGTCCAACAGCGCTTTTGGCGCTCATGACTAGCCGACACACAAGTTTCGGTCTGAACTCTGGTCCAGCTTATGCGATATTATTGTGTTTGATCTCCGGACTTGTCGAGTTTCTGATGGCTGTGTTGCGCTTAG GTGCGCTTGTGGACCTAATTTCATTGCCAGTAACTGTGGGTTTCACCTCTGCGACGGCGGTCATCATCGGCACTTCACAgttgaaa GGCCTGCTTGGTATTCGTGGCGGCGGTGGCGGTTCCGGATTTATGAAAACAATGGAGTCGGTTTTTACGAATTTAGACAAAATACGTTATGGTGATTTTACTTTGGGCATTGTTGCTATCaccattttgcttttgttgcgg AAATTGAAGGATGTCAAAATACCCGGTCGTCGCATTCTAAGCGGCACACTTTGGGTCGTCGCAACCGGCCGTAATGCTTTGGTAGTGCTTATTGCCAGTATTTTAGCTTACAATACATGTGAAACACACGAGTCGTGTCCGTTCGTGTTGACGGGTAAAGTGAAAAGCGGTTTTCCCGATGTCGAATTTCCAAAATTCCATACAACAATACAGGCAGCGAATGGTACTGCAATTGATCAAGACTATAAAGATATG TTAAAGGAGCTTGGTCCATCCATGATTATACTGCCAGTAATTGCCGTGCTGGGCAACGTCGCCATCTCGAAGGCATTCAGCAGTGCCGGCATAAGTCCAACACGCGAACTGGTGGCGCTCTCGCTCAGCAATGTGGTCGGTTCGTTTTTCTCTTCAATGCCCGTCACTGGTTCCTTCTCGCGCAGCGCTGTGAATCATGCGAGTGGTGTGCGCACACCCATTGGCGGTTTCTATACCAGCGCTTTGGTGTTACTGGCGCTCGGCTTGCTTGCGCCCTACTTTCAGTACATACCGAAGGCAGCGCTGAGCGCAGTCATCATATCGGCGGTGATATTTATGATTGAATTTGAG GTTGTCAAACCACTTTGGCGCTGCAGTCGTCGCGAATTACTGCCTGGCGCTATAACATTCGTTGTCAGCCTTGCGATTGGCGTAGAGCTCGGCTTGTTGTTGGGCGTGGGTGTAGATGTGGCTTACCTGGTGTATCGTGCCGCACGTCCGGCGCTTACTGTCTCCAAATTGAgg ACCACCAATGGCACAGAGTACATACTCATGCGTCCCATACACAGTTCACTCTACTTCCCCGCAATCGAGTGGGTGCGCACTGGCATATCGAAGGCTGTCGTCATGCACGGTACGGCGCCTGTGGTCCTGGATTGCTCCAATATGCatg AGCTCGATTTTACGGCTGCGCGCGGCATGGGCGCTTTGAATAAAGAGTTAGCTAGCAAATTTGTGCCATTCTTTCTGCTAAAAGCTTCTAAAGAAATCTGTGTTGTACTTAaagaatcgacaaattgcgatTTTTCAACGATAGAAACACCAGATGATCTGGAATATATACTAGAAAATA actATGCCTACACACGTTTTCTATGA
- the LOC105223999 gene encoding sodium-independent sulfate anion transporter isoform X2: MKAVDVAHRLLPGIKWLHGYTAQDAIADLIAGITVGLTVLPQGLAYATLAGLEPQYGLYSAFIGGIVYAFLGSCRQVTIGPTALLALMTSRHTSFGLNSGPAYAILLCLISGLVEFLMAVLRLGALVDLISLPVTVGFTSATAVIIGTSQLKGLLGIRGGGGGSGFMKTMESVFTNLDKIRYGDFTLGIVAITILLLLRKLKDVKIPGRRILSGTLWVVATGRNALVVLIASILAYNTCETHESCPFVLTGKVKSGFPDVEFPKFHTTIQAANGTAIDQDYKDMLKELGPSMIILPVIAVLGNVAISKAFSSAGISPTRELVALSLSNVVGSFFSSMPVTGSFSRSAVNHASGVRTPIGGFYTSALVLLALGLLAPYFQYIPKAALSAVIISAVIFMIEFEVVKPLWRCSRRELLPGAITFVVSLAIGVELGLLLGVGVDVAYLVYRAARPALTVSKLRTTNGTEYILMRPIHSSLYFPAIEWVRTGISKAVVMHGTAPVVLDCSNMHELDFTAARGMGALNKELASKFVPFFLLKASKEICVVLKESTNCDFSTIETPDDLEYILENSLKINGLSLTYNKHLRQREIYYEIQRR; encoded by the exons ATGAAAGCAGTCGACGTCGCTCACCGGCTATTGCCCGGTATTAAATGGCTACACGGCTATACGGCGCAAGATGCTATAGCCGATCTGATTGCTGGTATTACAGTGGGCTTAACGGTATTGCCGCAGGGTCTTGCTTACGCGACATTGGCTGGACTGGAACCACAA TATGGTCTCTACTCTGCATTCATTGGTGGCATCGTGTATGCCTTTTTGGGCAGCTGTCGCCAGGTGACTATCGGTCCAACAGCGCTTTTGGCGCTCATGACTAGCCGACACACAAGTTTCGGTCTGAACTCTGGTCCAGCTTATGCGATATTATTGTGTTTGATCTCCGGACTTGTCGAGTTTCTGATGGCTGTGTTGCGCTTAG GTGCGCTTGTGGACCTAATTTCATTGCCAGTAACTGTGGGTTTCACCTCTGCGACGGCGGTCATCATCGGCACTTCACAgttgaaa GGCCTGCTTGGTATTCGTGGCGGCGGTGGCGGTTCCGGATTTATGAAAACAATGGAGTCGGTTTTTACGAATTTAGACAAAATACGTTATGGTGATTTTACTTTGGGCATTGTTGCTATCaccattttgcttttgttgcgg AAATTGAAGGATGTCAAAATACCCGGTCGTCGCATTCTAAGCGGCACACTTTGGGTCGTCGCAACCGGCCGTAATGCTTTGGTAGTGCTTATTGCCAGTATTTTAGCTTACAATACATGTGAAACACACGAGTCGTGTCCGTTCGTGTTGACGGGTAAAGTGAAAAGCGGTTTTCCCGATGTCGAATTTCCAAAATTCCATACAACAATACAGGCAGCGAATGGTACTGCAATTGATCAAGACTATAAAGATATG TTAAAGGAGCTTGGTCCATCCATGATTATACTGCCAGTAATTGCCGTGCTGGGCAACGTCGCCATCTCGAAGGCATTCAGCAGTGCCGGCATAAGTCCAACACGCGAACTGGTGGCGCTCTCGCTCAGCAATGTGGTCGGTTCGTTTTTCTCTTCAATGCCCGTCACTGGTTCCTTCTCGCGCAGCGCTGTGAATCATGCGAGTGGTGTGCGCACACCCATTGGCGGTTTCTATACCAGCGCTTTGGTGTTACTGGCGCTCGGCTTGCTTGCGCCCTACTTTCAGTACATACCGAAGGCAGCGCTGAGCGCAGTCATCATATCGGCGGTGATATTTATGATTGAATTTGAG GTTGTCAAACCACTTTGGCGCTGCAGTCGTCGCGAATTACTGCCTGGCGCTATAACATTCGTTGTCAGCCTTGCGATTGGCGTAGAGCTCGGCTTGTTGTTGGGCGTGGGTGTAGATGTGGCTTACCTGGTGTATCGTGCCGCACGTCCGGCGCTTACTGTCTCCAAATTGAgg ACCACCAATGGCACAGAGTACATACTCATGCGTCCCATACACAGTTCACTCTACTTCCCCGCAATCGAGTGGGTGCGCACTGGCATATCGAAGGCTGTCGTCATGCACGGTACGGCGCCTGTGGTCCTGGATTGCTCCAATATGCatg AGCTCGATTTTACGGCTGCGCGCGGCATGGGCGCTTTGAATAAAGAGTTAGCTAGCAAATTTGTGCCATTCTTTCTGCTAAAAGCTTCTAAAGAAATCTGTGTTGTACTTAaagaatcgacaaattgcgatTTTTCAACGATAGAAACACCAGATGATCTGGAATATATACTAGAAAATA GTCTGAAGATAAATGGTCTATCTCTGACTTACAATAAACATTTGCGTCAGCGGGAAATTTATTATGAGATACAAAGACGTTAG
- the LOC105223999 gene encoding sodium-independent sulfate anion transporter isoform X1 — protein sequence MKAVDVAHRLLPGIKWLHGYTAQDAIADLIAGITVGLTVLPQGLAYATLAGLEPQYGLYSAFIGGIVYAFLGSCRQVTIGPTALLALMTSRHTSFGLNSGPAYAILLCLISGLVEFLMAVLRLGALVDLISLPVTVGFTSATAVIIGTSQLKGLLGIRGGGGGSGFMKTMESVFTNLDKIRYGDFTLGIVAITILLLLRKLKDVKIPGRRILSGTLWVVATGRNALVVLIASILAYNTCETHESCPFVLTGKVKSGFPDVEFPKFHTTIQAANGTAIDQDYKDMLKELGPSMIILPVIAVLGNVAISKAFSSAGISPTRELVALSLSNVVGSFFSSMPVTGSFSRSAVNHASGVRTPIGGFYTSALVLLALGLLAPYFQYIPKAALSAVIISAVIFMIEFEVVKPLWRCSRRELLPGAITFVVSLAIGVELGLLLGVGVDVAYLVYRAARPALTVSKLRTTNGTEYILMRPIHSSLYFPAIEWVRTGISKAVVMHGTAPVVLDCSNMHELDFTAARGMGALNKELASKFVPFFLLKASKEICVVLKESTNCDFSTIETPDDLEYILENTASIDDHRLQVTIPLISAQTKVNCGDSTTIDGGGGGGHL from the exons ATGAAAGCAGTCGACGTCGCTCACCGGCTATTGCCCGGTATTAAATGGCTACACGGCTATACGGCGCAAGATGCTATAGCCGATCTGATTGCTGGTATTACAGTGGGCTTAACGGTATTGCCGCAGGGTCTTGCTTACGCGACATTGGCTGGACTGGAACCACAA TATGGTCTCTACTCTGCATTCATTGGTGGCATCGTGTATGCCTTTTTGGGCAGCTGTCGCCAGGTGACTATCGGTCCAACAGCGCTTTTGGCGCTCATGACTAGCCGACACACAAGTTTCGGTCTGAACTCTGGTCCAGCTTATGCGATATTATTGTGTTTGATCTCCGGACTTGTCGAGTTTCTGATGGCTGTGTTGCGCTTAG GTGCGCTTGTGGACCTAATTTCATTGCCAGTAACTGTGGGTTTCACCTCTGCGACGGCGGTCATCATCGGCACTTCACAgttgaaa GGCCTGCTTGGTATTCGTGGCGGCGGTGGCGGTTCCGGATTTATGAAAACAATGGAGTCGGTTTTTACGAATTTAGACAAAATACGTTATGGTGATTTTACTTTGGGCATTGTTGCTATCaccattttgcttttgttgcgg AAATTGAAGGATGTCAAAATACCCGGTCGTCGCATTCTAAGCGGCACACTTTGGGTCGTCGCAACCGGCCGTAATGCTTTGGTAGTGCTTATTGCCAGTATTTTAGCTTACAATACATGTGAAACACACGAGTCGTGTCCGTTCGTGTTGACGGGTAAAGTGAAAAGCGGTTTTCCCGATGTCGAATTTCCAAAATTCCATACAACAATACAGGCAGCGAATGGTACTGCAATTGATCAAGACTATAAAGATATG TTAAAGGAGCTTGGTCCATCCATGATTATACTGCCAGTAATTGCCGTGCTGGGCAACGTCGCCATCTCGAAGGCATTCAGCAGTGCCGGCATAAGTCCAACACGCGAACTGGTGGCGCTCTCGCTCAGCAATGTGGTCGGTTCGTTTTTCTCTTCAATGCCCGTCACTGGTTCCTTCTCGCGCAGCGCTGTGAATCATGCGAGTGGTGTGCGCACACCCATTGGCGGTTTCTATACCAGCGCTTTGGTGTTACTGGCGCTCGGCTTGCTTGCGCCCTACTTTCAGTACATACCGAAGGCAGCGCTGAGCGCAGTCATCATATCGGCGGTGATATTTATGATTGAATTTGAG GTTGTCAAACCACTTTGGCGCTGCAGTCGTCGCGAATTACTGCCTGGCGCTATAACATTCGTTGTCAGCCTTGCGATTGGCGTAGAGCTCGGCTTGTTGTTGGGCGTGGGTGTAGATGTGGCTTACCTGGTGTATCGTGCCGCACGTCCGGCGCTTACTGTCTCCAAATTGAgg ACCACCAATGGCACAGAGTACATACTCATGCGTCCCATACACAGTTCACTCTACTTCCCCGCAATCGAGTGGGTGCGCACTGGCATATCGAAGGCTGTCGTCATGCACGGTACGGCGCCTGTGGTCCTGGATTGCTCCAATATGCatg AGCTCGATTTTACGGCTGCGCGCGGCATGGGCGCTTTGAATAAAGAGTTAGCTAGCAAATTTGTGCCATTCTTTCTGCTAAAAGCTTCTAAAGAAATCTGTGTTGTACTTAaagaatcgacaaattgcgatTTTTCAACGATAGAAACACCAGATGATCTGGAATATATACTAGAAAATA CGGCATCGATCGACGATCATCGCTTGCAAGTTACCATTCCGCTAATTTCTGCACAAACTAAAGTAAATTGTGGTGATTCCACGACGATTgatggcggtggcggtggcggaCATTTGTAG